A section of the Rhodospirillales bacterium genome encodes:
- a CDS encoding orotate phosphoribosyltransferase produces MTAQNDIARETARILLDTQSVLIRDNPPFTYTSGRVGPVYVDCRRLISFPKERKTLMDFAAQAIRAQAPDTDVVAGGETAGIPYAAFIADRLEKPMIYVRKKAKGVGRNAQIEGHLDHGKRVLICEDLQNYGNSVKVFVDALRAADAIVEHVCVIFTYGHASAAKFMADEGLKLLALASWRDIIDLARAEKRFDEKMLASLESFLADPVAWSVAHGGKGEDASGVAA; encoded by the coding sequence ATGACCGCACAAAATGACATCGCGCGCGAAACCGCGCGTATCTTGCTTGATACGCAATCCGTGCTGATCCGCGACAATCCGCCTTTCACCTACACATCGGGCCGCGTAGGCCCGGTCTATGTCGATTGTCGCCGTCTGATCTCCTTCCCGAAAGAACGCAAAACCCTGATGGATTTCGCGGCGCAGGCGATCCGCGCACAGGCGCCGGACACTGACGTCGTGGCCGGCGGCGAAACGGCGGGCATCCCTTACGCCGCCTTCATCGCCGACCGTCTGGAAAAGCCGATGATCTACGTCCGCAAAAAGGCCAAGGGCGTCGGACGCAACGCCCAGATCGAAGGCCATCTGGACCATGGCAAACGCGTCCTGATTTGCGAGGATTTGCAAAACTACGGCAACAGCGTCAAGGTTTTCGTCGACGCCCTGCGCGCCGCCGACGCGATTGTCGAACATGTATGCGTGATCTTCACCTACGGCCATGCCAGCGCGGCAAAATTCATGGCCGACGAAGGTCTGAAACTTCTGGCCCTCGCCAGCTGGCGCGACATCATCGATCTGGCGCGCGCAGAAAAACGCTTTGATGAAAAGATGCTGGCCTCTCTCGAATCCTTCCTCGCCGATCCGGTCGCCTGGTCGGTTGCCCATGGCGGCAAGGGCGAGGATGCCAGCGGAGTCGCCGCCTGA